In one Fodinicola acaciae genomic region, the following are encoded:
- a CDS encoding fibronectin type III domain-containing protein, whose protein sequence is MTDSPGRPAGPLAALRGRLSGSGGFASVGVVAVLLGSMLATVFGAGAASRVLNISDGNVWLWSAKKGEVGRVNTASGKVDQRVPLSDAQGHRVEVTQTDQHVLVRDLDTGQITSLDLNQLGHTATAKGPQGQGVRVVLAGDTGYLVNNLSGQVQQINPTTLARIGAPQTFAAPLSGGVADQTGRVWFAVPSQGTVVAVGSSGGDTDQRAAQAANSAPGAQVLATAKVAPPNHELAMTALRSGSAIIDTTDGRVSTVIGSKVASVVATSIRGPVLVPDHTDGVIPVTQPGSRTVFLVNGTSFDKVQVPGAGRALGAAVVFGGRVYVADNTSHAVQIFGLTGQPEQPISIPDANGPIELEVREDHLVINAPSSPHAVVVDGQGNKLDVDKYPPDVPGATDEGEGQAPPTSTPNPTGEQGNNGAPSQGNGGQPGNNGNGGQNTPALTAPGSVSGLQASAGNKSVQLSWRRPSSGGAVNSYVITAEGRSSVVVPASRRSATIDGLTNGVEYRFSVTARNRVGSGPATLANPVTPTGDVPGIPTNVTATPQKDGSVQVRWKDPLDQGPGITGHKITATGPNGTQDFDGGVESTYTVQPNNLNYGDSYTFTVTANGLVTSGQPSQPSAAVAPYTVPDKPTVEVKNTTATSVTFKWGTPKDNGKALQPYKAVINGHEQDIAADQTEFPVTGLQPGAQVKFSLTAVNAAGSSDTAEIDTKADDPEPTIDVTDKISDSYTKATVKFTVDWHGGPAGTCDITIDGKSAGTSCTSGSVKVDKASTNYDFTITAKSTTGRTGKVTDKAKSKVFTVTNSCDYSPDNDCSLGVYKTPPDSDPNLGPRTPTRFPKHASKDAMCYSTGYRSQTGNQVDEYKNLNGGKGRQSNIWVWTELDGYSVGAYMDQSDSELNNLPKC, encoded by the coding sequence ATGACCGACAGCCCAGGCCGGCCGGCAGGCCCGCTCGCCGCCCTGCGCGGCCGGCTGTCCGGTTCCGGCGGGTTCGCCTCGGTTGGCGTGGTCGCCGTGCTGCTCGGTTCGATGCTGGCGACGGTGTTCGGCGCCGGTGCGGCCAGCCGCGTCCTCAACATCTCCGACGGCAACGTCTGGCTCTGGTCGGCCAAGAAGGGTGAGGTCGGCCGGGTCAACACCGCCTCCGGCAAGGTCGACCAGCGGGTGCCGCTCAGCGACGCGCAGGGCCACCGGGTCGAGGTCACCCAGACCGACCAGCACGTGCTGGTACGCGACCTGGACACCGGCCAGATCACCTCGCTCGACCTCAACCAGCTCGGCCACACCGCCACCGCGAAGGGCCCGCAGGGCCAGGGCGTACGCGTCGTGCTGGCCGGCGACACCGGATATCTGGTCAACAACCTGTCCGGACAGGTGCAGCAGATCAACCCGACCACCCTGGCCAGGATCGGCGCGCCGCAGACCTTCGCGGCGCCGCTGTCCGGTGGCGTGGCCGACCAGACCGGCCGCGTCTGGTTCGCCGTACCGAGCCAGGGGACCGTCGTCGCGGTCGGCAGCAGCGGCGGCGACACCGACCAGCGCGCGGCGCAGGCCGCCAACAGCGCGCCGGGTGCTCAGGTGCTCGCGACCGCCAAGGTGGCGCCGCCCAACCACGAGCTGGCGATGACCGCGTTGCGGTCCGGGTCGGCGATCATCGACACCACCGACGGCAGGGTGTCGACGGTGATCGGCAGCAAGGTCGCGTCGGTCGTCGCGACCTCGATCCGCGGTCCGGTGCTCGTGCCCGACCACACCGACGGCGTCATCCCGGTCACGCAGCCGGGTTCGCGTACGGTCTTCCTGGTCAACGGCACCTCCTTCGACAAGGTGCAGGTGCCTGGCGCCGGCCGGGCGCTCGGCGCGGCGGTGGTCTTCGGTGGCCGCGTGTACGTCGCCGACAACACCTCGCACGCCGTCCAGATCTTCGGCCTGACCGGCCAGCCGGAGCAGCCGATCTCCATCCCCGACGCCAACGGCCCGATCGAGCTGGAGGTGCGCGAGGACCACCTGGTCATCAACGCGCCCAGCTCGCCGCACGCGGTGGTGGTCGACGGCCAGGGCAACAAGCTGGACGTGGACAAATATCCGCCGGACGTGCCAGGCGCGACCGACGAAGGCGAAGGACAGGCTCCGCCGACGTCGACCCCCAACCCCACTGGCGAGCAGGGCAACAACGGCGCGCCGTCGCAGGGCAACGGCGGCCAGCCGGGTAACAACGGCAACGGCGGCCAGAACACGCCGGCGCTGACCGCGCCGGGATCGGTGTCCGGGTTGCAGGCCTCCGCCGGCAACAAGTCCGTCCAGCTGAGCTGGCGCCGGCCGAGCAGCGGCGGCGCGGTCAACTCGTACGTGATCACCGCCGAGGGTCGCTCGTCGGTCGTCGTACCGGCCAGTCGTCGGTCGGCCACCATCGACGGCCTCACCAACGGTGTCGAATACCGCTTCTCGGTGACCGCGCGAAACCGCGTCGGCAGCGGTCCGGCGACGCTGGCCAACCCGGTCACGCCGACCGGTGACGTGCCCGGCATCCCGACCAACGTCACCGCCACGCCGCAGAAGGACGGCTCCGTCCAGGTCAGGTGGAAGGACCCGCTCGACCAGGGCCCCGGCATCACCGGCCACAAGATCACCGCGACGGGTCCCAACGGAACGCAGGACTTCGACGGTGGCGTGGAGTCGACGTACACGGTCCAGCCGAACAACCTGAACTACGGCGACTCGTACACCTTCACGGTCACCGCCAACGGTCTGGTCACCTCGGGTCAGCCGAGTCAGCCGTCGGCCGCGGTCGCGCCGTACACGGTGCCGGACAAGCCGACCGTCGAGGTGAAGAACACGACGGCGACCTCGGTGACCTTCAAGTGGGGTACGCCGAAGGACAACGGCAAGGCGCTGCAGCCGTACAAGGCGGTCATCAACGGCCACGAACAGGACATCGCCGCCGACCAGACCGAGTTTCCGGTCACTGGCCTGCAGCCGGGCGCACAGGTCAAGTTCTCACTGACCGCGGTCAACGCGGCCGGCAGCAGCGACACCGCCGAGATCGACACGAAGGCCGACGATCCGGAGCCGACGATCGACGTCACCGACAAGATCAGCGACAGTTACACCAAGGCAACCGTGAAGTTCACCGTCGACTGGCACGGCGGACCGGCCGGTACGTGTGACATCACCATTGACGGGAAGAGCGCTGGCACCAGCTGCACGTCTGGATCCGTGAAGGTTGACAAGGCCAGTACGAACTACGACTTCACAATTACGGCGAAGTCGACGACCGGCAGGACCGGGAAAGTCACCGACAAGGCCAAGTCGAAGGTGTTCACGGTGACGAACAGCTGCGACTACAGTCCCGACAACGACTGCAGTCTCGGTGTCTACAAGACACCGCCGGATTCGGATCCCAATCTGGGACCGCGTACGCCGACGCGTTTCCCGAAGCACGCGAGCAAAGACGCCATGTGTTACAGCACCGGTTACCGGTCGCAGACCGGAAACCAGGTCGACGAGTACAAGAATCTCAACGGTGGCAAGGGACGCCAGAGCAACATCTGGGTCTGGACCGAGCTCGACGGCTATTCGGTCGGCGCGTACATGGACCAGTCGGACAGCGAACTCAACAACCTGCCAAAATGCTGA
- the era gene encoding GTPase Era yields MSDYRAGFVCLVGRPNTGKSTLINALVGRKVAITSSKPQTTRHAIRGIVHRPDAQIVLVDTPGLHKPRTLLGQRLNDLVRTTWSEVDAVVLCIPANEPIGPGDRRIAADIAGLKRATKFAVVTKTDTVTPPKLAEQLMAVQRLGETAGVEFADIVPLSAVAGDQVELFADLLVRQLPESPPLYPDGEVTDEPTDAMVAELIREAALEGVRDELPHSLAVTVEEMTPRDDSETSLVDVHATVYVERNSQKAIVLGAGGSRMKEVGSTARAAIEELLGRRVYLDLHVKVAKEWQRDPRQLRRLGF; encoded by the coding sequence GTGAGTGACTACAGGGCAGGCTTCGTGTGTCTGGTGGGCAGGCCCAACACCGGCAAGTCGACGCTGATCAACGCGCTGGTCGGCCGCAAGGTGGCGATCACCAGCAGCAAGCCGCAGACGACCCGGCACGCGATCCGCGGCATCGTGCACCGGCCGGACGCGCAGATCGTCCTGGTCGACACCCCCGGCCTGCACAAGCCGCGTACGCTGCTCGGCCAGCGGCTCAACGACCTGGTGCGGACGACCTGGTCGGAGGTCGACGCGGTGGTGTTGTGCATTCCGGCCAACGAGCCGATCGGGCCAGGCGACCGGCGGATCGCCGCCGACATCGCCGGCCTCAAGCGCGCGACGAAGTTCGCCGTGGTCACCAAGACCGACACCGTCACTCCGCCGAAGCTCGCCGAGCAGCTGATGGCCGTACAGCGGCTGGGGGAGACGGCCGGGGTCGAGTTCGCCGACATCGTGCCGCTGTCCGCGGTCGCCGGTGACCAGGTCGAGCTGTTCGCCGACCTGCTGGTCCGGCAGCTGCCCGAGTCGCCGCCGCTGTATCCGGACGGCGAGGTCACCGACGAGCCGACCGACGCGATGGTGGCCGAGCTGATCCGCGAGGCGGCGCTGGAAGGCGTACGCGACGAGCTGCCGCACTCGCTCGCCGTCACCGTCGAGGAGATGACGCCGCGCGACGACTCGGAGACGTCGCTGGTGGACGTGCACGCGACCGTCTACGTCGAGCGCAACAGCCAGAAAGCGATCGTGCTCGGCGCCGGTGGGTCGCGGATGAAGGAGGTCGGCAGCACCGCGCGCGCGGCCATCGAGGAGCTGCTCGGCCGCCGGGTCTATCTCGACCTGCACGTCAAGGTCGCCAAGGAGTGGCAGCGCGACCCGCGCCAGCTGCGCCGCCTCGGCTTCTGA